A single region of the Acetivibrio cellulolyticus CD2 genome encodes:
- a CDS encoding AMP-binding protein: MEKQNFSYYEVTKFNSIKEMLDIAVKEAGDKIAFKYKESNGEFVQINYSDFVKQVDSLGAALSEIGFSDKHIACIGSNSYKWVLTYLTVLKSAGVYVPIDKELPSKDILHILNESESSVVFYTKMHEELFMNNVDKLPGVKLYIGFDRSEDCGNFLSFDKLIEHGKKCDSTKYQSLRSDPNSLKMLVYTSGTTGIAKGVMLSEHNLVSSIYDGLRVSTVYDTCLSVLPYHHTYEAVSGILVSLHHHSTICINDSLNAVMKNLQIYNPSYIYLVPAFAELFHSRIMKNIRESGKEKAFGKLISLSNFLRKAGIDLRKTLFKSIHKAFGGRLRKIVCGGAPIRPEIGKFFDDIGISLINGYGITECSPLVCANHDMFNDYHTAGIKLPCLDWRIDSPNEEGIGEICVKGDVVMLGYYKQPEKTAEVLKDGWFYTGDYGFINSKDQLVITGRKKNIIVLNNGKNIYPEEIEGYVQGIDYVVEVVVRGIIDEKGDESSLLAEVFLSEEKTAEEVLRDIKKVTHDLPTYKQISKVIIRTEEFDKTTSRKIRR, translated from the coding sequence ATGGAAAAACAAAACTTTTCTTACTATGAGGTTACGAAATTCAACAGCATAAAGGAAATGCTTGATATAGCTGTCAAAGAGGCAGGCGATAAAATTGCGTTTAAATATAAAGAAAGCAATGGAGAGTTTGTTCAAATAAACTACTCTGATTTTGTAAAACAAGTTGATTCGCTTGGTGCTGCATTAAGCGAAATTGGATTTTCAGATAAACATATAGCATGTATCGGAAGTAACAGTTATAAATGGGTTTTAACTTATCTTACCGTACTTAAAAGTGCAGGTGTATATGTTCCTATTGACAAGGAACTTCCATCCAAGGACATTTTACATATTTTAAATGAGAGTGAGTCCAGTGTTGTATTCTATACTAAGATGCATGAAGAGCTGTTTATGAACAATGTTGACAAGCTTCCCGGTGTAAAGCTTTATATAGGGTTTGACCGCTCTGAAGATTGTGGGAATTTTCTATCCTTTGATAAGCTTATAGAACATGGGAAGAAATGTGATAGCACTAAATATCAGTCATTAAGAAGTGATCCTAATTCACTTAAAATGCTTGTATATACATCAGGTACAACTGGAATTGCTAAGGGTGTAATGCTTTCGGAGCATAACCTTGTATCAAGTATTTATGATGGATTGCGGGTATCAACTGTTTATGACACTTGTCTTTCTGTTTTGCCATACCATCATACATATGAGGCAGTAAGCGGTATTCTTGTGTCACTTCATCACCACTCAACTATATGCATCAATGACAGCTTAAATGCGGTTATGAAAAATCTTCAGATTTATAATCCATCGTATATTTATCTCGTTCCGGCCTTTGCAGAGCTATTTCATTCAAGAATTATGAAAAATATTAGAGAATCGGGAAAGGAAAAAGCCTTTGGCAAGCTGATTTCTTTAAGTAATTTTTTGAGAAAAGCCGGTATTGATTTGAGAAAAACCTTATTCAAATCAATACACAAAGCCTTTGGGGGCAGGCTGAGAAAAATAGTGTGCGGTGGTGCACCAATTCGTCCTGAGATAGGAAAGTTTTTTGATGATATTGGAATTAGTCTGATAAATGGTTATGGAATAACAGAGTGTTCTCCTTTGGTATGTGCAAACCACGACATGTTTAACGATTACCATACTGCAGGTATAAAGCTGCCGTGTTTAGACTGGAGAATTGACAGTCCAAACGAAGAGGGTATTGGGGAAATTTGTGTTAAGGGCGATGTTGTTATGCTTGGCTATTACAAGCAACCGGAAAAAACTGCAGAGGTATTAAAGGATGGGTGGTTTTATACAGGTGATTACGGTTTTATTAATAGCAAGGATCAGCTTGTAATTACAGGGAGAAAGAAGAATATCATAGTTTTGAATAATGGCAAGAATATTTATCCGGAAGAGATAGAGGGGTATGTTCAAGGGATTGATTATGTTGTAGAAGTTGTGGTAAGAGGGATTATAGATGAAAAAGGGGACGAAAGTTCGCTTTTGGCGGAGGTGTTCCTCAGCGAAGAAAAAACTGCGGAAGAGGTACTAAGAGATATCAAAAAGGTAACTCATGATCTTCCAACTTACAAGCAGATTTCGAAGGTAATAATCAGAACTGAGGAGTTTGATAAGACAACTTCGAGAAAAATTAGAAGATAG
- a CDS encoding flagellin N-terminal helical domain-containing protein translates to MKIDNNMAFRATKGLKVNQSDKKGSVEKFSDTSTNGAADEKLNISEENRGQIKELQKSSSNIQNGISLIQTAESALEETYKKLQTARELIVNASNQENIPSERAAIQKKITKLNDDINKIAANTEFNSRKLLAGDESVEFYTGSNNSARISVSIEDTSAKALGKGVVPGKSLENINVKDFESVSSDQQIRIIDKSIEDVSTEKEKISAVKDRLKETIKSTETESTTAKDGFIEDSAMAQETLASYKKNALFQPSTTMQAQSNQSKLAALQLLA, encoded by the coding sequence GTGAAGATTGATAACAACATGGCTTTTAGAGCTACGAAAGGCTTAAAAGTCAATCAAAGTGACAAAAAAGGATCTGTTGAAAAATTTTCAGATACATCGACAAACGGAGCAGCAGATGAAAAGCTTAATATCTCAGAAGAGAATAGGGGTCAAATCAAAGAACTGCAAAAATCAAGCAGTAATATTCAAAATGGCATATCTCTTATTCAGACTGCAGAAAGCGCACTTGAAGAAACTTATAAAAAATTGCAAACTGCAAGGGAGCTTATAGTAAATGCAAGCAATCAAGAAAACATTCCTTCAGAACGTGCAGCAATTCAGAAGAAGATTACAAAATTAAATGATGATATAAATAAAATTGCAGCCAATACGGAATTTAACTCCAGAAAACTTTTAGCGGGTGATGAATCAGTTGAGTTTTATACTGGTTCAAATAACAGTGCCAGAATATCAGTTTCTATTGAAGATACGAGTGCTAAGGCTCTGGGTAAAGGGGTTGTTCCCGGTAAATCTTTGGAGAACATCAATGTTAAGGATTTTGAATCTGTTTCTTCCGATCAGCAGATTAGGATTATAGATAAGTCAATTGAAGATGTTTCAACAGAAAAGGAGAAAATTTCTGCAGTTAAGGATAGGCTCAAGGAGACAATAAAGAGTACAGAAACAGAAAGTACCACAGCTAAAGATGGTTTTATAGAAGATTCAGCCATGGCACAAGAGACATTGGCTTCCTACAAAAAGAATGCGTTATTTCAACCCTCAACTACAATGCAAGCTCAGTCAAATCAGTCGAAGCTAGCTGCGTTACAACTTCTTGCATAA
- a CDS encoding HRDC domain-containing protein produces the protein MTEEVTDKLENPQLEMAFNFVQYTNRNVFLTGKAGTGKTTFLHNLKKVSPKRMIVVAPTGVAAINAGGVTIHSFFQLPFGPFIPVQNNEDGTENRNIQKFSREKINIIRSMDLLVIDEISMVRADMLDAIDDVLRRFKNRHKPFGGVQLLMIGDIQQLAPVIKDDEWAILKEWYHSIYFFSSRALMLTQYISIELKHIYRQKDFVFIDLLNKIRDNRIEAGVLNELNKRYDPDFAKNTPDGYIILTTHNHQAKSINERKLTQINYREYCFKACTQGDFPEYSYPTDNELVLKEGAQVMFVKNDTSREKLFYNGKIGIVEKINKDSICVKCAGDEKSITVVQAEWQNFKYSINEATEEIQEEVVGTFIQYPLKLAWAITIHKSQGLTFEKAIIDASAAFAHGQVYVALSRCKTLDGLVLGSKLTARSIISDTTVRNFSCEVSNNQPGSDDLEKSKYGYQKELILELFDFSQIARQLTYCLKLYLENAGSLHESLKNDLERIIAFVNADLLTISDKFKPHINKMLDAEPNAEKNQQLQERIINASKYYTEKIKTGVLSVLEGISVESDNKSLKKNVVKALEKVNTDLLIKQACFEECQRGFHVKAFLDIRAKASIEKPQQKRQQEPKEGANEFTSTSVSHPELFENLKRWRMRKAEEFEQPAFFVLHQKCLIQIVEQLPSTLEELRRIKGIGKRKVKAFGDEIIDIIDQYCMEKDIKRDKPFKFTM, from the coding sequence ATGACAGAGGAAGTAACTGACAAGCTTGAAAACCCTCAGTTGGAGATGGCCTTCAATTTTGTTCAGTACACTAATAGAAACGTATTTTTGACCGGAAAAGCCGGTACTGGAAAAACTACATTTTTGCACAATTTAAAAAAGGTATCCCCAAAACGCATGATTGTGGTTGCACCTACGGGAGTAGCTGCTATCAATGCCGGAGGAGTGACTATTCATTCGTTTTTTCAATTGCCATTCGGGCCCTTTATTCCTGTTCAAAATAATGAAGATGGTACAGAAAACAGGAACATACAGAAATTTAGCAGAGAAAAGATAAATATTATTCGAAGTATGGACTTGCTCGTAATTGATGAAATCAGTATGGTGCGTGCAGATATGCTCGACGCAATAGATGATGTGCTTAGAAGATTCAAAAACAGGCATAAGCCCTTTGGCGGTGTTCAATTGCTTATGATAGGAGATATCCAACAATTGGCACCGGTTATAAAGGATGATGAATGGGCTATTTTGAAGGAATGGTACCATTCCATATATTTTTTTAGCAGCAGGGCACTGATGCTGACTCAATATATCAGCATTGAATTAAAGCATATATATAGGCAAAAGGACTTTGTGTTCATTGATCTGCTCAATAAGATACGGGATAATAGAATTGAGGCTGGTGTATTAAATGAGCTAAACAAAAGGTATGACCCCGATTTTGCAAAGAATACACCGGATGGCTATATTATACTGACAACACATAACCATCAGGCGAAATCGATAAATGAAAGAAAACTTACACAAATCAATTATAGGGAATACTGTTTTAAAGCATGTACTCAAGGAGATTTTCCTGAGTATTCATACCCCACAGATAATGAGCTTGTATTGAAAGAAGGAGCCCAGGTCATGTTCGTTAAAAACGATACCTCCCGGGAAAAGCTATTTTATAACGGCAAAATCGGAATTGTTGAAAAAATAAACAAAGACAGTATCTGTGTAAAGTGTGCAGGAGATGAGAAAAGCATTACTGTTGTACAAGCGGAATGGCAGAATTTCAAATACTCCATCAATGAAGCAACAGAAGAAATCCAAGAGGAGGTTGTAGGGACTTTTATTCAGTATCCCTTAAAGCTTGCATGGGCAATTACCATACACAAGAGCCAGGGATTAACTTTTGAAAAGGCCATTATCGATGCAAGTGCTGCATTTGCTCATGGACAGGTCTATGTTGCATTGAGCCGCTGTAAGACCCTTGATGGTTTGGTACTTGGTTCTAAATTGACGGCAAGGAGTATCATCAGCGATACTACCGTTCGGAATTTCTCATGTGAGGTGTCAAATAATCAGCCCGGGAGCGATGACCTTGAGAAATCCAAATACGGATATCAAAAGGAACTTATATTGGAATTGTTTGATTTTAGTCAGATTGCAAGGCAGTTGACTTACTGCTTGAAGCTGTACCTTGAAAATGCAGGTAGTTTGCATGAAAGCTTAAAGAATGACTTAGAACGGATTATTGCGTTTGTTAATGCTGATTTGCTCACCATTTCAGACAAGTTCAAACCTCATATCAACAAAATGTTGGACGCTGAGCCAAATGCGGAAAAAAATCAACAGTTGCAGGAGCGAATAATAAATGCTTCTAAGTATTACACGGAAAAAATAAAGACCGGGGTCTTAAGTGTTTTAGAGGGAATCTCTGTTGAAAGTGATAACAAGAGCCTAAAAAAGAATGTTGTTAAAGCACTGGAAAAAGTAAACACAGACCTCTTGATAAAGCAGGCCTGTTTTGAAGAGTGCCAGCGAGGATTCCATGTAAAAGCCTTTTTAGATATCAGGGCAAAAGCTTCAATTGAAAAACCTCAGCAGAAGCGGCAGCAAGAGCCAAAGGAGGGTGCAAATGAATTTACATCCACATCTGTCAGTCATCCTGAGTTGTTTGAGAATCTCAAAAGATGGCGGATGCGCAAAGCTGAAGAGTTTGAGCAACCTGCATTCTTCGTATTACATCAGAAGTGCTTGATTCAAATTGTTGAACAATTGCCTTCAACGCTGGAGGAATTACGAAGAATAAAAGGAATTGGAAAAAGGAAAGTAAAAGCCTTTGGAGATGAAATCATTGATATCATAGATCAGTATTGTATGGAAAAGGATATTAAAAGGGATAAACCTTTTAAATTTACTATGTAA
- the polC gene encoding DNA polymerase III subunit alpha yields MGSNLKRINEIFSDYSAEGNINTATVEAAVLKKKSKVLEIKLGSDKYIDVKEIEGLNKFIKKRFSINDTEITVEYAEGTDKKPIQNEIKNIVFSMADKHPILKAVIKDTEFEVINNIINFNFKIVAADVLLAMGYDKKIGKAIEKLYGAVYKINFVDKVNGEELKRLQDDTREKEKQLVKEQAKAAPELPKEAPQIKQDKNAENGEKKENTPLILGRNDKIKETIIKITDIIPDEGRVAIMGEISNIEAKELKSGKTLISFALYDGSSSMTCKAFIKPGEDGEVLSRLKKAKGVKLAGNASFSKFSGEVEFIANTIVETDGIKKAKRQDNSEVKRVELHMHTQMSQMDAMSSATDLIKRAMSWGMKSIAITDHGVVQSFPEAHKLLGRDNPNMKVVYGVEAYLAPDKKPSVTNLKGQSIDTVYCVLDLETTGFSPLTEKITEVGIMKLKDGKVIDQFSCFVNPEKPIPARVVEVTNITDYMVQDAETIEKVFPKMLEFIEGSVLVAHNAEFDIGFLKHNAKVLGYNFDFTYLDTLSLAKEIFPDYKSYKLGRIAKNLGIKVDVAHRALDDVDTTVKVFNIMLEKLKEKGVQTLEDVDTYSSDEEAKKSEYKKLKTYHAIILAKDYVGLKNLYKLVSYSHLDYFYKKPRILKSVYKKYSEGLILGSACSEGELFQAILHGKSDDEIETIAKDYDYLEIQPLGNNDYLVRKEEVPDKEYIKEINRKIVALGEQLNKPVVATGDVHFLDPEDEIYRRILEAGQGYDDADKQAPLYLKTTDEMLEEFSYLGEEKAYEVVVTNTNLIADMCEQISPISPEKCPPHIEGCEQTIKDISFGKAHELYGDPLPEIVQQRLDRELDSIIKNGFSVMYIIAQKLVWKSNEDGYLVGSRGSVGSSVVAYMTGITEVNALPPHYRCPSCKYSDFTDYGFNNGFDLPDKPCPVCGEMLAKDGIDIPFETFLGFDGDKEPDIDLNFSGEYQAKAHKYTEVIFGKGTTFKAGTVGTIADKTAFGYVKKYYEEREIHINKAEIERIAKGCTGIKRTTGQHPGGIIVVPKGREIFEFCPVQHPADDPDSDIITTHFDYHSIDQNLLKLDILGHDDPTMIRMLQDITGVDPKTIPMDDKDTMSLFSSTEALGVTPQQINSKVGTFGVPEFGTKFVRGMLLDTMPKQFADLICISGLSHGTDVWLGNAKDLIDAGTVTLSEAVCTRDDIMVYLMKKGLPPNAAFKIMETVRKGKALKEPKWPDYEALMRKHEVPEWYIDSCKKIKYMFPKAHACAYIMMAFRIAWFKVHIPLAYYAAYFSIRAKAFDAEFMINGKEVVKAKMKEIEMQGNQAANKDKDMYDDLELVLEMYERGFKFLPIDLYKSHATNFLIEDGSIRPPLNSISGMGNVAAEGIYTAFKEGGHFGSIDELKSRAKIGNSTIDSLEKFGCLKGLPKSNQLSFFDMM; encoded by the coding sequence TTGGGAAGCAACTTAAAAAGGATAAATGAAATTTTTAGTGATTATAGTGCTGAGGGTAATATAAATACTGCAACTGTAGAAGCTGCTGTCTTAAAGAAGAAAAGTAAAGTCTTGGAGATCAAACTCGGCTCTGATAAATATATTGATGTAAAAGAGATTGAAGGTCTTAATAAATTTATAAAGAAAAGGTTTTCTATAAATGATACTGAAATTACTGTAGAATATGCTGAGGGAACGGATAAAAAGCCTATACAGAATGAAATTAAGAATATTGTATTTTCTATGGCAGATAAACACCCTATTTTAAAAGCAGTAATAAAAGATACTGAATTCGAGGTAATAAATAATATCATAAATTTTAACTTTAAAATTGTGGCAGCCGACGTTTTGCTAGCGATGGGTTATGACAAAAAGATCGGTAAAGCCATAGAGAAACTTTATGGTGCAGTATATAAAATAAATTTTGTTGATAAAGTAAACGGCGAAGAATTAAAAAGGCTGCAAGATGATACAAGAGAAAAGGAAAAACAGCTTGTCAAGGAACAAGCTAAGGCTGCACCTGAATTACCTAAAGAAGCTCCGCAAATAAAGCAGGACAAAAATGCAGAAAACGGTGAAAAGAAAGAAAATACACCTCTGATATTAGGGAGAAATGATAAAATAAAGGAAACTATAATAAAAATTACGGACATTATACCCGATGAGGGAAGAGTAGCAATAATGGGCGAAATATCCAATATTGAAGCAAAGGAATTAAAAAGCGGAAAAACCTTAATATCCTTTGCTTTGTATGATGGTTCCAGTTCCATGACCTGTAAGGCCTTCATTAAGCCGGGCGAGGATGGAGAAGTGTTATCTAGACTCAAAAAGGCCAAGGGTGTTAAACTTGCCGGAAATGCAAGCTTTAGCAAATTTTCCGGAGAAGTTGAGTTTATTGCCAACACAATAGTAGAAACGGATGGTATAAAGAAGGCTAAAAGGCAGGACAATTCAGAGGTTAAAAGAGTAGAACTGCACATGCATACACAGATGAGTCAGATGGATGCTATGTCAAGTGCAACCGATTTAATTAAAAGAGCTATGAGCTGGGGTATGAAATCCATTGCAATCACAGATCACGGAGTTGTGCAGTCCTTTCCAGAGGCTCATAAACTACTCGGAAGAGACAATCCCAACATGAAGGTTGTATATGGAGTAGAGGCCTACCTGGCACCGGATAAAAAGCCTTCCGTGACAAACCTCAAAGGACAGAGTATTGATACTGTGTATTGTGTATTGGATTTGGAAACCACAGGTTTTTCACCATTAACAGAAAAAATTACTGAAGTAGGCATCATGAAACTTAAGGATGGAAAGGTAATAGATCAATTTAGCTGCTTTGTAAATCCTGAAAAGCCTATTCCGGCAAGAGTTGTAGAGGTTACAAACATAACCGATTACATGGTGCAGGATGCAGAAACCATAGAAAAGGTATTTCCTAAAATGCTGGAGTTTATTGAGGGAAGTGTTTTGGTAGCGCATAATGCTGAGTTTGATATTGGTTTCTTAAAGCATAATGCCAAGGTTTTAGGCTATAATTTCGATTTTACATATTTGGACACATTATCCTTAGCTAAGGAGATCTTCCCTGATTATAAATCATATAAATTAGGAAGAATAGCTAAAAACCTCGGAATAAAGGTAGATGTTGCTCACAGGGCCTTAGATGATGTGGATACTACTGTTAAGGTATTTAATATAATGCTTGAAAAACTAAAGGAAAAAGGTGTGCAAACTCTTGAAGATGTAGACACATATAGTTCTGATGAAGAAGCTAAGAAGTCAGAATATAAAAAACTTAAAACTTATCATGCCATAATATTGGCAAAGGATTATGTGGGATTAAAGAATTTGTATAAGTTGGTTTCCTATTCTCACTTGGATTATTTTTATAAAAAACCGCGAATTTTAAAGAGTGTATATAAAAAATACTCTGAAGGGTTAATTCTGGGAAGTGCCTGCAGTGAAGGTGAGCTTTTCCAGGCAATTTTACATGGGAAATCAGATGATGAAATTGAAACAATTGCAAAAGATTATGATTATCTGGAAATTCAACCTTTAGGGAATAATGATTATTTGGTGAGAAAAGAAGAGGTTCCAGATAAGGAATATATAAAGGAAATCAACAGAAAAATTGTTGCTTTAGGTGAACAATTAAATAAACCTGTAGTTGCTACGGGTGATGTTCACTTTTTAGATCCTGAGGATGAGATTTACAGGCGTATACTTGAAGCCGGTCAGGGCTATGATGATGCAGATAAGCAGGCACCTTTATATTTAAAAACTACTGATGAAATGCTTGAGGAGTTTTCCTATTTAGGAGAGGAAAAGGCCTATGAGGTGGTAGTTACAAACACTAATTTGATAGCCGATATGTGTGAACAGATAAGCCCGATTTCTCCTGAGAAATGCCCTCCGCATATTGAAGGGTGCGAGCAGACCATTAAGGATATTTCTTTTGGGAAGGCTCATGAGTTGTATGGAGACCCGTTGCCGGAAATTGTTCAGCAAAGGCTTGACAGGGAACTTGATTCTATCATAAAGAATGGTTTCTCTGTAATGTATATAATTGCTCAAAAGCTGGTATGGAAGTCAAATGAGGATGGCTATCTGGTAGGATCCAGGGGTTCTGTTGGTTCCTCTGTAGTTGCATATATGACGGGTATTACAGAAGTAAATGCCCTGCCGCCCCATTACAGATGCCCAAGTTGCAAATATTCCGATTTTACAGATTACGGTTTTAATAACGGCTTTGACTTGCCGGACAAACCTTGCCCGGTTTGTGGAGAAATGCTTGCCAAGGATGGGATCGACATACCGTTTGAAACCTTCCTAGGCTTTGATGGAGATAAAGAGCCGGATATAGACTTAAACTTTTCCGGAGAATATCAGGCAAAAGCACATAAATATACAGAAGTTATATTTGGAAAGGGTACGACCTTTAAGGCTGGAACAGTAGGTACCATAGCAGATAAAACAGCCTTTGGCTATGTAAAGAAGTATTATGAGGAAAGAGAAATCCATATTAATAAAGCAGAAATTGAAAGAATTGCAAAAGGTTGTACGGGCATAAAAAGAACCACAGGACAGCATCCCGGTGGAATAATAGTTGTGCCCAAGGGACGTGAAATATTTGAATTCTGCCCGGTACAGCATCCAGCGGATGATCCTGATTCAGACATAATAACAACGCATTTTGACTATCACTCAATTGACCAGAACTTATTGAAGCTGGATATTCTGGGCCATGATGACCCGACAATGATCAGAATGCTTCAGGATATTACCGGTGTTGATCCGAAGACTATACCTATGGATGATAAGGATACCATGTCTTTATTTTCATCAACAGAAGCATTGGGTGTGACTCCGCAGCAAATAAATTCCAAGGTTGGAACCTTTGGTGTTCCGGAATTCGGTACCAAGTTTGTAAGAGGAATGCTTTTAGATACAATGCCCAAACAATTTGCAGATTTAATATGCATATCCGGTCTTTCACATGGTACCGATGTGTGGCTTGGAAATGCAAAGGACTTGATTGATGCCGGTACAGTTACCTTAAGTGAGGCAGTGTGTACCAGAGACGATATTATGGTATATCTGATGAAAAAAGGTCTGCCTCCGAATGCTGCATTTAAGATAATGGAGACTGTTCGTAAGGGAAAGGCACTGAAGGAACCAAAATGGCCTGACTATGAAGCTTTGATGAGAAAACATGAGGTGCCGGAATGGTATATTGATTCCTGTAAAAAAATAAAATACATGTTTCCTAAGGCTCATGCTTGCGCATATATCATGATGGCCTTTAGAATTGCCTGGTTTAAGGTACATATACCTTTGGCTTATTATGCAGCCTATTTTTCTATCAGAGCAAAGGCCTTCGATGCTGAATTTATGATAAATGGAAAAGAAGTCGTTAAGGCAAAAATGAAGGAAATTGAAATGCAGGGCAATCAGGCTGCCAATAAGGATAAGGATATGTATGATGATTTGGAATTGGTTTTGGAAATGTACGAAAGAGGCTTTAAATTCCTGCCAATTGATTTATATAAATCTCATGCTACAAATTTCTTGATTGAGGATGGCAGCATAAGACCGCCTTTAAACAGTATATCAGGTATGGGTAATGTTGCGGCAGAAGGTATATATACAGCCTTTAAAGAAGGAGGCCACTTTGGCTCAATAGATGAGCTAAAGTCACGAGCTAAAATTGGAAATTCAACTATTGATTCACTTGAAAAATTCGGCTGTTTGAAAGGCCTTCCAAAAAGCAATCAACTGAGTTTTTTCGATATGATGTAG
- a CDS encoding BlaI/MecI/CopY family transcriptional regulator translates to MDNLKLFDSELKLMEIIWENEPVCAKQLGLLANDLIGWNKNTTYTIIKKLIEKAVIRRDEPNFMCSSLIKKKDVQKAETKSLIDKLYSGSKKAFFASFLQREDLSEQELAEIKEMIDKR, encoded by the coding sequence ATGGATAATTTGAAACTGTTTGACAGCGAGTTAAAGCTCATGGAAATTATTTGGGAGAATGAACCTGTATGTGCAAAACAGCTTGGTTTACTTGCTAACGATTTAATTGGTTGGAATAAGAATACGACATACACCATCATTAAAAAGCTCATAGAGAAGGCTGTAATCAGACGTGATGAGCCGAACTTTATGTGTTCTTCTTTAATAAAGAAAAAAGATGTGCAGAAGGCGGAAACTAAATCTCTGATTGATAAGCTGTATTCTGGTTCCAAAAAAGCATTTTTTGCCTCTTTTCTGCAAAGAGAAGATTTGAGTGAGCAAGAACTTGCTGAAATCAAAGAGATGATCGACAAGAGGTGA